The nucleotide window GGTTCGAGTTAACAAGAATAACTTTGTAGCCCTCTTCCTTCAAAGCTTGACATGCTTGTGTTCCGGAATAATCAAATTCCGCAGCTTGCCCTATGACGATAGGTCCGGATCCGATTACTAAAATGGTGTTAATATCTAGGCGTTTTGGCATAATACTTCCCCTTCTTTCTGACAATTTTCAATCATAGTTAAAAACTGATTAAACAATCCGTTTGCATCCTCTGGTCCTGGTGAAGCTTCGGGATGATATTGAACTGTGAATGCTGGCATTGTTTTATGACGTAGACCTTCTACCGTACCGTCATTAAGTGCAATATGTGTAATTTCAAGCGATGTATCCACAATAGACGACTCTTCTACTGTATAGCCATGATTTTGTGCAGTAATGGCTACTTTTCCTGTTTCTAAATGCTTAACAGGATGGTTAGAACCACGGTGTCCGAACTTTAATTTAACTGTATTAGCTCCGCAAGCCAGCGCAAACAATTGGTGCCCCAAGCAAATACCGAACAACGGAATTTTACCAAGAACTCCTTGAATCATTTCGATGGCCTCTGGTACGTCTTTCGGATCTCCAGGTCCGTTGCTTAGCATAATACCGTCCGGATTCAGGCGCAAGATTTCTTCTGCTGTTGTATTGTAAGGTACTACGATGACATCGCAGCCACGATTGTTCAACTCGCGCAAAATACCATGCTTCATTCCAAAGTCGACAAGAACAACTCGGTATCCGCGCCCTGGACTTGGGTAAGGGTCTTTCGTTGATACGCGCTTTACATGATCCTTGAATACAGTCGCCTTCAATTGGTTTACCGTGTCCTCAACATCTGCATCCATACCGCACAGACGTCCCTTTAATGCACCGTGCTCTCTGATGAGACGAGTAAGCTTTCTTGTATCAATACCTGATAAACCCGGAATGTTGCGCTCTTTTAAATATGTATCAAGCGCCAGCTCATTTCGGAAGTTTGAGGGATGATCGCAGATTTCTTTTACAATTAACCCATGGATGGATGGATTGATTGATTCAAAATCATCTCGATTGATACCGTAGTTTCCGATTAGCGGATATGTGAGTGTGACGATTTGGCTACAGTAAGAAGGGTCTGATAAAATCTCTTGATATCCTGTCATTCCTGTATTAAATACCACTTCACCAGATTTATCTATTTCTCCCCCGAATGCCTGACCTACAAATACTGTTCCATCTTCTAAAATAAGCTGTCGTTTCATGCGAATACACTCTCCTTCTGCCATACAATCTTACCTTCTAGTAATGTCATAACCGGCCATCCCTTACATTTCCAGCCTGCAAACGGTGTGTTCTTTCCTTTAGATGCAAATTTTGCCGGATTGATTTCTTGCTCTGTATTTAAATCAATAATAGTTAGATCTGCAACCTTACCTACTGTAAGCCCGCTTTCTAGGCCAAAAATTTGTGCAGGTCTTTCAGTGAGCAGCCTAATCAGTTGCTGCAGTGTCAAAATCTCTGTTTCTACAAAGTGTGTATATAGAAGTGGAAATGCCGTCTCTAGCCCTACGATGCCAAATGGCGCGCGCTGCATCCCCATGTTCTTTTCTTCTGCTGTATGTGGTGCATGATCTGTTGCAATCATGTCAATTGTGCCGTCCAATAGTCCTTCAATTAATGCAGCCCTATCGCTGATACTGCGCAGAGGCGGATTCATTTTAAAGTTTGTGTCAAGTGCCGGAATGTCCTCATCGCATAACAGCAAGTGAT belongs to Ectobacillus sp. JY-23 and includes:
- a CDS encoding carbamoyl phosphate synthase small subunit: MKRQLILEDGTVFVGQAFGGEIDKSGEVVFNTGMTGYQEILSDPSYCSQIVTLTYPLIGNYGINRDDFESINPSIHGLIVKEICDHPSNFRNELALDTYLKERNIPGLSGIDTRKLTRLIREHGALKGRLCGMDADVEDTVNQLKATVFKDHVKRVSTKDPYPSPGRGYRVVLVDFGMKHGILRELNNRGCDVIVVPYNTTAEEILRLNPDGIMLSNGPGDPKDVPEAIEMIQGVLGKIPLFGICLGHQLFALACGANTVKLKFGHRGSNHPVKHLETGKVAITAQNHGYTVEESSIVDTSLEITHIALNDGTVEGLRHKTMPAFTVQYHPEASPGPEDANGLFNQFLTMIENCQKEGEVLCQNA